Proteins encoded by one window of bacterium:
- the pilQ gene encoding type IV pilus secretin PilQ has protein sequence MKTKLALVTAVLLALGGHSGVSFAQHQEYKGFPVSLNLREADVVTVLHVLAEEAGLNLVVGDDVRGKVDVHLVNVPWDQALDEILRSRDLVKRQVGNVLHVFTTEGLKRELDRRELLRLEERRELEARQKAREIMSRMREEEEMARPLETRTFGVRYAKAAELQKNLLPHLSRDSKGQPRGSIEVNEFANMLVVRDLPEVLDEISSLMSRLDRPIPQILIEARIVEVNSEAVKDLGIQWGGQYSSTSGGDTNAIGGARGFSPSSTSATNITEIAGRAFAVNLPAANPVLGLGMTFGKLLEGLVLDVQLTALESQGKAQILSRPKIVTMDNQEAVIKRGEDIPYVLRRQSNEVPDVQFKEAKLQLKVRPHLIGEERIAVEVSINNDARTGDVVVAEGSVFPIIARQEAQTRALMKDGDTMVLGGIIRQEKRKRERGVPFLQDVPLLSWLFRSDFQSQESRELLIFITPRVINQEGA, from the coding sequence ATGAAAACGAAGCTGGCTTTGGTGACGGCCGTGCTCCTGGCCCTTGGAGGCCACAGCGGGGTGAGCTTTGCTCAGCACCAGGAATACAAGGGCTTTCCCGTGTCCCTCAATCTCAGGGAGGCGGATGTGGTGACCGTGCTTCATGTGCTGGCAGAGGAAGCAGGGCTCAACCTGGTGGTGGGTGATGACGTGAGGGGAAAGGTGGACGTCCACCTGGTCAATGTGCCTTGGGACCAGGCCTTGGACGAGATCCTCAGAAGCAGGGACCTGGTTAAGCGTCAGGTGGGCAATGTGCTTCATGTCTTTACCACAGAGGGGCTGAAGCGGGAGCTGGATCGAAGGGAACTGCTTCGGTTGGAAGAGAGGCGGGAACTGGAGGCCAGACAAAAGGCCAGGGAAATAATGAGCAGGATGCGAGAAGAGGAGGAGATGGCCAGGCCCCTTGAGACCCGCACCTTTGGGGTCAGGTACGCCAAGGCAGCCGAGCTCCAAAAGAATCTTCTTCCGCACCTCAGCCGTGACAGCAAGGGCCAGCCAAGGGGCAGCATAGAGGTGAACGAGTTTGCCAACATGCTGGTGGTGAGGGATCTGCCCGAGGTTCTGGATGAAATCTCCTCCTTGATGAGCCGTCTGGACAGGCCCATACCTCAGATTCTCATAGAGGCCAGGATCGTGGAGGTAAACAGCGAGGCTGTCAAAGACTTGGGTATTCAATGGGGCGGGCAGTACAGCTCCACCTCAGGAGGGGATACCAATGCCATAGGAGGGGCCAGGGGATTCTCCCCAAGCTCCACATCTGCCACCAACATAACCGAGATCGCAGGCAGGGCCTTTGCGGTGAACCTGCCAGCCGCAAACCCTGTATTGGGATTGGGAATGACCTTTGGCAAGCTCCTGGAGGGGCTGGTGTTGGATGTGCAACTGACGGCTCTGGAGAGCCAGGGCAAGGCCCAGATACTTTCAAGGCCCAAAATAGTCACCATGGATAACCAGGAGGCAGTCATAAAGAGGGGGGAAGACATCCCATATGTTTTGAGGCGGCAGTCCAACGAAGTCCCAGATGTGCAATTCAAGGAAGCCAAGTTGCAGCTCAAGGTGCGGCCCCACCTCATAGGGGAAGAAAGAATAGCAGTGGAGGTTTCCATAAACAATGATGCACGCACCGGAGACGTGGTGGTGGCCGAGGGCTCTGTTTTTCCCATCATTGCAAGGCAGGAGGCCCAGACTAGGGCCCTGATGAAAGACGGCGACACCATGGTTCTGGGAGGAATAATTCGGCAGGAGAAGAGAAAGAGGGAAAGAGGGGTGCCTTTTCTGCAGGATGTGCCCTTGCTGAGCTGGCTTTTCAGGAGCGATTTTCAGAGCCAGGAGTCCAGGGAACTGCTTATTTTCATAACCCCCAGGGTCATAAACCAGGAGGGGGCATGA
- the pilO gene encoding type 4a pilus biogenesis protein PilO: MSSNRLILLAGVVAAGLMVVVYALVIQPQKSKKSTALMRETRELQEANSLLQREVETLRHALEEAFETGLFVYPRSADGFKEQTREIIAGVDRLVRSSGVSLARLEPQPAEQRGPFAAYPFLVEVRGGFQQICAFLQGVERELSLVPSLFTIEASAKGAEGLRASLRLNAHEWLGQKLVPRAGSKDEKRLMSFSLERDPFVPSGSGAQGERPRGRELVLTGILMVGGKAKAIIDGKAYSAGDVVAGKRILSISQEEVFLEGDPKPLRITRPLKKVGPG, translated from the coding sequence ATGAGTAGCAACCGTCTCATACTTCTGGCTGGGGTTGTGGCAGCAGGCTTGATGGTGGTGGTTTACGCCCTGGTGATCCAGCCCCAGAAATCCAAGAAGAGCACTGCCTTGATGAGAGAGACCAGGGAACTGCAAGAGGCCAACAGTCTCTTGCAGAGGGAAGTCGAGACCCTGAGGCATGCCTTGGAGGAGGCCTTCGAGACAGGCCTCTTTGTTTATCCTCGCTCTGCTGACGGATTCAAGGAACAAACCCGAGAGATCATAGCCGGGGTGGACCGTCTGGTGCGCTCCAGCGGAGTCAGTCTGGCCCGCTTGGAGCCCCAGCCTGCTGAGCAAAGAGGGCCCTTTGCGGCTTATCCTTTCCTGGTGGAGGTCAGAGGGGGTTTCCAGCAGATATGTGCTTTCTTGCAGGGGGTGGAGAGGGAGTTGTCACTGGTTCCAAGCCTTTTCACCATCGAGGCCTCTGCCAAAGGGGCCGAGGGCCTTCGGGCATCTTTGAGGCTCAACGCCCACGAGTGGCTGGGACAAAAGCTTGTTCCAAGAGCCGGGTCAAAGGATGAAAAAAGGCTTATGTCTTTCTCCCTGGAGAGGGATCCTTTTGTTCCATCAGGCTCAGGGGCTCAAGGGGAGCGTCCCAGGGGCCGAGAGCTGGTGCTCACAGGCATTCTCATGGTGGGCGGCAAGGCCAAGGCCATCATAGACGGTAAGGCGTATTCTGCAGGGGATGTGGTGGCAGGCAAAAGGATCCTCTCCATCTCCCAGGAAGAGGTCTTCCTGGAAGGGGATCCAAAACCCCTGAGGATAACAAGACCACTTAAGAAAGTGGGACCAGGTTAG
- the pilM gene encoding pilus assembly protein PilM, which yields MRKDPEPLATQRLLEVIRGKPVSPYNSAQGQSPPESMQEQGSGVLEPGEVLLSSLEPSRSKFRTGIRVGLDIGRSLVKMVRLERTPRSVRLLQVGMACVKSSSGDSSERVEAAAALLKDLKGSPVVTCLGDADTLVRQISFPRMPPRQLAQAMEFEARKHMPYDPGKMLLRHQVLSEDKKNSTFQILLVAVAREALREHQALLKRLGLEPHAIEVAPLALANASLLASQQPQETKVVMDMGTCETLITVHRNEGMFFSRYIPLSLGPQGREDQKIEEASLEELLVEIRRSLAYYDNVTGRMGFSRVMLAGGGAMVPGVGPLLQEKLGLPVEPLNPMPGLHWQQAGSSQHWVVQSAPLWALALGSTLGH from the coding sequence TTGAGAAAGGATCCTGAACCCCTAGCCACTCAAAGGCTTCTGGAGGTGATTCGCGGGAAACCCGTGTCCCCGTACAATTCTGCCCAGGGCCAAAGCCCTCCTGAATCAATGCAGGAGCAAGGCTCTGGGGTTTTGGAACCAGGGGAGGTTCTCCTTAGTTCCCTTGAGCCTTCCCGCTCCAAGTTCCGAACTGGAATCAGGGTGGGTCTGGACATAGGCCGCAGTCTGGTCAAGATGGTCAGGCTGGAGCGCACTCCCAGAAGCGTGCGCCTGCTTCAGGTTGGAATGGCCTGTGTGAAATCCTCCAGCGGGGACAGCTCGGAACGGGTGGAGGCAGCGGCCGCCTTGCTCAAGGACCTAAAGGGCAGCCCTGTGGTGACATGTCTTGGGGATGCGGACACGCTCGTGAGACAGATAAGTTTCCCCAGGATGCCTCCTCGCCAGCTGGCCCAGGCCATGGAGTTCGAGGCTCGAAAACACATGCCCTATGATCCGGGCAAGATGCTGTTGCGCCATCAGGTGCTCTCAGAGGACAAGAAGAACTCCACATTCCAGATATTGTTGGTGGCAGTGGCCAGAGAGGCCCTAAGAGAGCACCAGGCCTTGCTGAAACGCCTGGGACTGGAGCCCCACGCCATAGAGGTGGCTCCCCTGGCCCTTGCCAATGCTTCGCTTTTGGCCTCCCAGCAGCCCCAGGAGACCAAGGTGGTGATGGACATGGGCACCTGTGAAACCCTCATCACAGTGCACCGAAATGAGGGCATGTTTTTTTCCAGATACATACCCCTTAGCCTGGGGCCACAGGGCAGAGAGGACCAAAAAATAGAAGAGGCCAGCCTGGAGGAATTGCTGGTGGAGATCCGCCGTTCCCTTGCCTACTATGACAATGTGACGGGCAGAATGGGTTTTTCCAGGGTGATGTTGGCAGGAGGCGGTGCCATGGTGCCAGGTGTGGGTCCTTTGCTACAGGAGAAACTGGGTCTTCCGGTGGAACCCTTGAACCCCATGCCTGGCCTTCATTGGCAGCAAGCCGGGTCTTCCCAGCATTGGGTGGTTCAAAGCGCTCCCCTCTGGGCACTGGCTCTGGGTTCAACCCTGGGCCATTGA
- a CDS encoding AAA family ATPase → MNWNPEMEYFELLKLTREPFSNSPDPELFYPTKDYLQALQKLEIAIRLRRGLNLVLGEVGTGKTTMSRVLLRCFEAERERFSVHLLLDPGFPSDQEMLAHLLRLLGGEPSGKESRMALMDNLQHILLRETLEKNRVVVLFIDEGQKLSCSSLETLRELLNFESNNCKLLQMVVFAQKELWERLQEMPNLLDRVNLMVWLKPMNLHETRAMVHHRLSQCGMAPHKQLFTPRAVGLIHKLSQGHPRKIINLCHHSMLKAMMAQAQQVDVDSVKGAYSEIKGILIRKPEGKTSKRIRVRDLALGSSLAAGAILLALLGAAGLMSGPPSPLPEPQPEAASQGFVARIQEHEMVQEGLRGSFETQESSVPTEPPQPEKAVLQPQPLVLSPQQWLEKLGDSGRLDSGVRVVVRKGDTLSALVERNLGMVLDPESEWMRRFRRANPAIANPDRLQPGDSLILPVQREPAQEVQAQLLAWFPWREKAEAWARQELQRLGEGTLILAREQREGFWGYGIFRSTAGHGSDLEGISPGKIGIGEILQVLTMSSQAERVEP, encoded by the coding sequence ATGAACTGGAACCCTGAGATGGAGTACTTCGAGCTTCTCAAGCTGACTCGTGAGCCTTTCTCCAACTCTCCGGACCCGGAGCTTTTCTATCCCACCAAGGATTACCTTCAGGCACTCCAGAAGCTGGAAATAGCCATAAGGTTGCGCCGTGGCCTCAACCTGGTGCTGGGGGAGGTGGGCACAGGCAAGACCACCATGAGCAGGGTGCTGCTCAGGTGTTTCGAGGCAGAAAGGGAGCGCTTCAGCGTTCACCTTTTGTTGGATCCGGGCTTCCCCTCTGACCAGGAAATGCTGGCCCACCTCCTGAGACTTCTAGGGGGAGAGCCTTCTGGCAAGGAAAGTCGGATGGCTCTCATGGATAACCTTCAGCACATATTGCTGAGGGAGACCCTGGAGAAGAATAGGGTGGTGGTCTTGTTCATAGACGAGGGGCAGAAGCTCTCTTGTTCCAGCCTGGAGACACTGAGGGAGCTGCTCAATTTCGAAAGCAACAACTGTAAGCTCCTCCAGATGGTTGTGTTTGCTCAGAAAGAGCTTTGGGAGCGTTTGCAGGAAATGCCCAATCTCTTGGATCGGGTGAACCTGATGGTTTGGCTCAAGCCCATGAATCTTCACGAAACCAGGGCCATGGTGCACCACAGGCTGAGCCAATGCGGTATGGCTCCCCACAAACAGCTCTTCACCCCCAGGGCGGTTGGCCTGATCCACAAGCTCTCTCAGGGCCATCCTAGAAAGATCATAAACCTGTGCCATCATTCAATGCTAAAAGCCATGATGGCCCAGGCACAGCAGGTGGATGTGGACTCGGTCAAGGGCGCTTACTCGGAAATAAAGGGGATCCTAATAAGAAAACCAGAAGGCAAGACCAGCAAAAGAATCCGGGTCCGGGATTTGGCCCTGGGCTCTAGCCTTGCGGCCGGAGCCATTCTCCTGGCCCTTCTGGGGGCTGCGGGCCTCATGTCTGGGCCCCCAAGTCCTCTGCCTGAACCCCAGCCGGAGGCTGCTTCCCAGGGCTTTGTTGCCCGTATCCAAGAGCATGAGATGGTACAGGAGGGGCTTAGAGGCTCTTTTGAAACCCAGGAATCCTCTGTCCCCACCGAGCCCCCCCAGCCCGAAAAAGCGGTTTTACAGCCGCAACCTCTGGTACTCTCCCCTCAGCAATGGCTGGAAAAGCTTGGAGACTCAGGCCGGCTTGATTCGGGTGTCAGAGTCGTGGTAAGAAAAGGCGACACCCTCTCTGCCCTGGTAGAGAGGAACCTGGGCATGGTTCTGGATCCTGAATCCGAGTGGATGCGCAGGTTCAGGAGGGCCAACCCAGCAATAGCCAACCCGGACCGCCTACAACCCGGGGACAGCTTGATCTTACCTGTTCAAAGGGAGCCTGCACAAGAGGTACAGGCCCAATTGCTGGCCTGGTTTCCCTGGAGGGAAAAGGCAGAGGCATGGGCGCGCCAGGAGCTGCAGAGGCTGGGGGAGGGGACCTTGATCTTGGCCAGGGAGCAAAGAGAAGGTTTCTGGGGCTACGGCATATTCAGATCTACGGCAGGCCATGGGAGCGACCTGGAGGGGATTTCGCCTGGTAAAATAGGAATTGGGGAGATCCTGCAGGTGTTGACCATGAGTTCTCAGGCAGAAAGAGTGGAGCCTTGA
- a CDS encoding prepilin-type N-terminal cleavage/methylation domain-containing protein — MSLLEIFGAWGPRSLDLGNGARPEHAQAERAGCLESNSFQRKKRRDPKGFSLLEVLVAATLLAVAVIATGYLFVAGQSGMEQEEWLRAALQKAQQKLEELRSLPLTHASLLGEPEPGKEHLDSSNPVILEQRATAEPSDDLKGYLRWNVILVDDPINGPGEDYLLVRVEVSQDSDFSPSSPHVALETFLAR, encoded by the coding sequence TTGAGCCTTCTTGAAATCTTTGGGGCTTGGGGCCCCAGGAGCTTGGATCTTGGCAATGGAGCCAGGCCCGAGCATGCCCAGGCAGAGCGGGCCGGCTGCCTTGAGTCAAACTCTTTCCAAAGAAAAAAAAGGAGGGATCCCAAGGGATTCAGCCTCTTGGAGGTGCTTGTGGCTGCAACCCTCCTGGCCGTGGCGGTCATAGCAACAGGCTATTTGTTCGTGGCTGGCCAAAGCGGGATGGAACAGGAGGAATGGCTGAGGGCAGCCCTCCAGAAGGCTCAACAGAAGCTGGAGGAGCTAAGGAGCCTGCCTCTGACACATGCTTCCCTGTTGGGGGAGCCTGAGCCTGGAAAAGAACATTTGGATTCCTCCAATCCCGTGATCCTGGAGCAAAGGGCTACGGCTGAGCCCTCGGACGACCTGAAGGGTTATCTGAGATGGAATGTGATTTTGGTGGATGATCCCATAAACGGACCGGGGGAGGATTATCTCTTGGTGAGGGTGGAGGTCAGCCAGGATTCTGATTTCTCACCCTCATCTCCCCATGTGGCATTGGAGACTTTTCTTGCCCGTTGA
- a CDS encoding prepilin-type N-terminal cleavage/methylation domain-containing protein, whose translation MLWRSTGRGFTLTEMMVVILLVGVLAVIAMPIYQRYIKQTKASEARSMIGAIVAAEKAYAERNGVFLAVSRNSYQDFLERLRVDVKESELFDYEVSMVSGKESFTVTAWVNSQGVKEGLPASGFLRYVYNINSTPRGRWEEQLD comes from the coding sequence ATGCTTTGGAGAAGCACGGGCCGGGGCTTTACTCTCACAGAGATGATGGTGGTAATCTTGCTGGTGGGGGTCCTGGCTGTCATAGCAATGCCCATATACCAGAGATATATCAAACAGACCAAGGCCTCTGAAGCCCGCTCCATGATCGGGGCCATAGTGGCAGCCGAGAAGGCCTATGCAGAGAGAAACGGAGTTTTTCTGGCTGTCTCCAGGAACAGTTATCAGGATTTCTTGGAAAGACTTAGGGTGGATGTCAAGGAGTCGGAGCTTTTTGATTACGAGGTTTCCATGGTCTCCGGAAAGGAGAGCTTCACGGTTACGGCCTGGGTGAATTCCCAGGGTGTGAAAGAGGGACTTCCGGCCTCGGGATTCCTCAGGTACGTCTATAACATCAACTCAACTCCCAGGGGAAGATGGGAAGAGCAACTGGATTAG
- a CDS encoding prepilin-type N-terminal cleavage/methylation domain-containing protein encodes MRGNKDKEKEKQRGFTLVEMMVVIIIVGILAAVAVPLYTGYVEKSKITEATSIIGAIITSEKLEMQRVPAQGFYSADKPEDFKAKGLDLSDTKYFTYSVTASGGPPNTKFEVTATATAQYRSDYSKCWIKYTYDPATTPVGKWSSDKECITDDMIPASGS; translated from the coding sequence ATGAGAGGCAACAAAGACAAGGAAAAAGAGAAGCAACGGGGTTTTACTCTGGTGGAGATGATGGTGGTCATCATCATAGTTGGAATATTGGCTGCGGTGGCGGTGCCTCTTTACACAGGATATGTGGAGAAATCCAAGATCACAGAGGCCACAAGCATAATCGGCGCCATCATCACCTCTGAGAAACTGGAGATGCAAAGAGTGCCGGCCCAGGGGTTTTACAGTGCAGATAAGCCCGAGGACTTCAAGGCCAAAGGCTTAGACCTATCGGATACCAAGTATTTCACTTACTCTGTCACGGCCTCAGGAGGACCTCCCAACACCAAATTCGAGGTCACAGCCACTGCCACCGCCCAATACAGAAGTGACTACTCCAAGTGCTGGATAAAGTACACCTATGACCCAGCAACCACTCCTGTGGGAAAATGGAGCAGTGACAAGGAATGCATAACGGATGACATGATCCCGGCATCAGGAAGCTAA
- a CDS encoding sigma-54 dependent transcriptional regulator: MKSQLRVLVADDDHSMSFFLSELMKSEGHQVLCAYDGLQALEMALREAPDVALLDVKMPGLDGLEVLRRARGEGLRTQFIVITAFDSREIGVEAIRLGAFDYFPKPLDKDEVRIVVKRAAMYKALEEENLRLKAQRQLRQRFGGLIGQSAAMQALYEQLEMILDVPVTVLITGESGTGKELVAEAIHFLGPRREKPFVKINCVAIPDTLLESELFGHEKGAFTGATERKLGRFERANGGSVLLDEIGDMGLAIQAKLLRFLQEHALERLGGVSSIPVDVRVMAATNQDLPELVRQGRFREDLYYRLNVVSLRVPPLRERTQDIPLLAEHFLDMYNRAFNKEVSLSKEAMEVLLNYRWPGNVRELENTLQRAVVLCKKGVITPELLPESMRGQAELEPKYNVNLEPGLDLNSQMERLERELISQALAKTGWRRQETAQLLGITRQTLHNKMMRYGLASENSS, translated from the coding sequence ATGAAATCTCAGCTCAGGGTTCTTGTGGCCGACGACGACCATTCCATGTCTTTTTTCCTCAGTGAACTGATGAAATCCGAAGGGCACCAGGTGCTTTGCGCCTATGACGGCCTCCAGGCTCTTGAGATGGCCCTCAGGGAGGCTCCGGATGTGGCTCTTTTGGATGTGAAGATGCCGGGGCTGGACGGCCTGGAGGTGCTCAGGCGTGCCAGGGGAGAGGGCTTGAGGACCCAGTTCATAGTGATAACCGCCTTTGACAGCCGTGAAATAGGCGTGGAAGCCATACGGCTGGGCGCCTTTGATTATTTTCCCAAACCCTTGGACAAGGACGAGGTGCGCATAGTGGTGAAGAGGGCCGCCATGTACAAGGCCCTGGAAGAAGAAAACCTGAGGCTCAAAGCCCAAAGACAGCTCAGGCAGCGCTTCGGGGGACTCATTGGGCAATCTGCGGCCATGCAGGCTCTTTACGAGCAGTTGGAGATGATTTTGGATGTACCTGTGACGGTTCTCATCACAGGGGAAAGCGGCACAGGCAAAGAGCTGGTGGCCGAAGCCATCCACTTCCTGGGGCCAAGGAGGGAAAAGCCCTTTGTAAAGATAAACTGCGTGGCCATCCCAGACACACTGCTGGAAAGCGAGCTTTTCGGCCATGAGAAGGGGGCTTTCACGGGTGCCACTGAGAGAAAACTGGGCAGGTTTGAAAGGGCCAATGGCGGCAGTGTGCTACTGGATGAGATAGGGGATATGGGACTGGCCATTCAGGCCAAGCTGCTTCGTTTTCTCCAGGAACATGCCCTGGAGAGACTGGGAGGTGTCTCCAGCATTCCTGTGGACGTGCGGGTGATGGCTGCCACAAACCAGGACCTGCCTGAGCTGGTCAGGCAGGGCAGATTCAGGGAAGATCTTTACTACAGGCTCAATGTGGTGAGCCTCAGGGTGCCCCCCCTCAGGGAGAGAACCCAGGACATTCCCCTCCTGGCCGAGCATTTTCTGGACATGTACAATCGTGCCTTCAACAAGGAGGTGAGCCTTTCCAAGGAAGCCATGGAGGTGCTCCTGAATTACAGATGGCCTGGAAACGTAAGAGAACTGGAGAACACCCTCCAGAGGGCCGTGGTGCTGTGCAAGAAGGGGGTCATCACCCCGGAGCTGCTCCCTGAGTCCATGAGGGGACAAGCCGAGCTGGAGCCCAAGTACAATGTTAACCTGGAGCCGGGCCTGGATTTGAATTCGCAGATGGAGAGGCTAGAGAGGGAACTCATATCCCAGGCCCTGGCCAAGACAGGCTGGAGGAGGCAGGAAACAGCACAGCTACTGGGTATCACGCGCCAGACCTTGCACAACAAGATGATGCGCTATGGCCTGGCATCTGAGAACTCCTCGTAA
- a CDS encoding histidine kinase dimerization/phospho-acceptor domain-containing protein — MTKALKRIAGVRLGIAIQVFTTLLILVVGYFVIERNLRELTLSPRPVTPYQIKMVLLNIRTEVLVVALVAFLSGLALTLTLRRELKSAVEQVQRISQGVVAPALPEDLSQEFVPLNKAIRELAESVGKFFHSSVTDAIILFEDDLRIHSLNSKAELLVGYRSEEVKGKSIRLLFPEHGENKDLYRWLIAKEETQVSRKPSLGAVLTKTGDWIPVRMGVFELGAEQDHLMGIVAGVFDEGEWVRIRAEFERAEKLSNLGLLVSGLAHEIKNPLGSIKGLLQLLEEEFPQGHQKRKYVETILEEVARLDTIMRRLLDISSPTRWQRQPVELESLCTEVGILMEGEASHRGIGLQRVECQGGLQVMGDPERLRQALINVMKNALQATPRGGLVRYGVKRESSWAVIWVDNPAPEPSHENLEREATVSSAARVKGSGLGLLITEQILQYHGGRLELEGPLEGRILVRMRFPVHRGEKPLLQMDVQPPGVSKGRRAQP; from the coding sequence ATGACCAAAGCCCTCAAAAGAATAGCCGGGGTGCGCCTGGGAATAGCCATCCAGGTCTTTACTACTTTGCTGATCTTGGTTGTGGGCTATTTCGTAATAGAGAGGAACCTGAGGGAGCTTACCCTTTCCCCAAGGCCCGTAACCCCGTATCAGATCAAGATGGTGCTGTTGAACATAAGAACCGAGGTCCTGGTTGTGGCACTGGTGGCATTTCTTTCCGGGCTGGCCCTCACCCTTACCCTCAGGCGGGAGCTCAAAAGCGCAGTGGAGCAGGTGCAGCGCATCTCCCAAGGAGTGGTGGCCCCGGCTCTTCCAGAGGACCTCAGCCAGGAGTTCGTGCCCCTGAACAAGGCCATCCGGGAACTGGCAGAGTCCGTGGGGAAATTTTTCCATAGCAGTGTTACCGATGCCATAATACTGTTTGAAGATGATCTGCGTATTCACAGCCTCAACAGCAAGGCGGAGCTGCTCGTAGGCTACCGCTCCGAGGAAGTAAAGGGAAAATCCATACGGCTGCTTTTTCCAGAACACGGGGAGAACAAGGATCTTTATAGATGGCTTATCGCAAAGGAGGAGACCCAGGTTTCCCGCAAGCCTTCTTTGGGAGCGGTTCTGACCAAGACAGGAGATTGGATCCCTGTGAGAATGGGAGTCTTCGAGCTGGGGGCTGAGCAGGATCATCTCATGGGAATCGTGGCCGGGGTCTTTGATGAAGGAGAGTGGGTGAGGATACGTGCTGAGTTCGAGAGGGCGGAGAAGCTCTCCAATCTGGGACTGCTGGTAAGCGGCCTGGCCCACGAGATCAAGAACCCTCTTGGCTCCATAAAGGGCCTTCTGCAATTGCTTGAAGAGGAGTTCCCCCAGGGCCACCAGAAAAGAAAGTACGTGGAGACCATTCTGGAGGAGGTGGCCCGACTGGATACAATCATGAGGAGGTTGCTGGACATATCCTCCCCCACAAGGTGGCAGAGGCAGCCCGTGGAGTTGGAGTCCCTGTGCACGGAGGTGGGCATCCTCATGGAAGGGGAGGCTTCCCACAGGGGGATCGGCCTGCAAAGGGTCGAGTGCCAAGGGGGGCTGCAGGTCATGGGGGATCCAGAGAGGCTCAGACAGGCTCTCATAAATGTCATGAAAAACGCATTACAAGCCACTCCAAGGGGGGGTCTTGTGAGGTACGGGGTCAAAAGAGAATCTTCCTGGGCTGTCATCTGGGTGGACAATCCGGCCCCTGAGCCCTCGCATGAGAATCTGGAGAGGGAAGCTACGGTGAGTTCGGCCGCGAGGGTCAAGGGCAGCGGCCTTGGACTACTCATAACAGAGCAGATCCTGCAGTATCATGGAGGCAGATTGGAGCTGGAGGGGCCTCTAGAGGGTCGGATCCTGGTCAGGATGAGATTCCCGGTCCACAGAGGGGAAAAGCCCCTCCTGCAGATGGATGTGCAGCCTCCAGGAGTAAGCAAAGGAAGAAGGGCCCAGCCATGA
- a CDS encoding OFA family MFS transporter, which translates to MTYNQQPSSRNRWLLLGSAFCVMMVISIYQYSWFLFADRIQKELNWSMASLGLVYTIFHYTSTLILPFSGFIADTYGPVRVALAASSMVGAGFILCAFFPDPWSFRIFYGLGGIGGGILYGLSTATAIKWFPDRRGFASGLVVFGFGAGTAIFNLVIEWLLEHRGLSLTMLWLGMGMLATLIPLSVLYRYPKSSPRVVSPQEAAPALPRSYRPLEMLKTYQWYVIYFSFSLTVSVVLMFGAQLKTMARDYQLPDSYFHALLVLFPLANGLSRVLAGAVSDRLGREKSMALFYLLLGGSVWALLGLGNIPPLFVTFVLLASLMGGAPFALYPATIGDYYGTKYATANYGLTYTAKAWAGLISGWLSGYLFSRLGSYEVPLLTVAAGSFLAALLSSPLILKPPSRKVCSSPRGEEVG; encoded by the coding sequence ATGACATACAATCAACAGCCCTCTTCCAGAAACAGGTGGCTTCTTCTGGGAAGCGCCTTTTGCGTCATGATGGTCATAAGCATTTACCAGTATTCCTGGTTTCTCTTTGCAGACAGGATCCAGAAGGAACTTAACTGGAGCATGGCTTCTCTGGGACTGGTTTACACCATCTTTCACTATACCTCCACCTTGATACTGCCCTTCTCTGGGTTCATAGCGGATACCTACGGGCCTGTGCGAGTTGCCTTGGCAGCATCTTCTATGGTAGGGGCCGGCTTCATTCTTTGCGCCTTTTTCCCTGATCCTTGGAGCTTTCGCATCTTTTACGGCTTGGGGGGAATAGGCGGAGGGATTCTGTACGGTCTTTCCACAGCCACTGCCATCAAGTGGTTCCCGGATAGGAGGGGCTTTGCCTCAGGCCTCGTTGTGTTCGGCTTCGGGGCAGGCACGGCCATCTTCAACCTGGTGATAGAATGGCTTCTGGAACACCGGGGGTTGTCCCTCACCATGCTTTGGCTTGGCATGGGCATGCTGGCCACACTCATACCTCTTTCAGTTCTGTACCGATATCCCAAGTCTTCTCCTCGAGTCGTTTCCCCTCAGGAGGCAGCCCCGGCTTTGCCTAGAAGCTACAGACCACTGGAGATGCTCAAGACCTACCAGTGGTATGTGATCTATTTCTCCTTCAGCCTCACGGTCTCTGTGGTGCTCATGTTCGGGGCACAGCTGAAGACCATGGCCCGGGATTACCAACTGCCTGATTCTTATTTCCACGCCCTCTTGGTGCTCTTTCCTTTGGCCAATGGCCTGAGCAGAGTCCTGGCCGGAGCGGTTTCGGACAGGCTTGGCAGGGAAAAAAGCATGGCTTTGTTCTACCTTCTCTTGGGAGGAAGCGTATGGGCCCTGCTGGGCTTGGGGAACATTCCACCGCTGTTTGTGACCTTTGTATTGCTGGCTTCCCTGATGGGAGGAGCTCCCTTTGCCCTTTATCCGGCCACCATAGGAGACTATTATGGGACCAAATATGCCACTGCCAACTACGGCCTCACCTATACTGCCAAGGCCTGGGCCGGGCTCATCTCAGGGTGGCTAAGTGGATACCTCTTCAGCAGGTTGGGCTCCTATGAAGTGCCTCTTCTGACAGTGGCAGCAGGCAGCTTCCTGGCCGCCTTGCTCTCCAGTCCCCTCATACTCAAGCCTCCGAGCAGAAAGGTTTGCTCCAGCCCCCGCGGCGAAGAAGTGGGCTGA